CCCAAACACCCTTAGAATATGCTCGAATATCTCATCAGTATTATCCTGCAATAGTTGCCAAAGTTATTGAGGAAATTTGCCAAGCGTACATCAGTTGGCGGTATGGCGGGCAATTACCCGATATTGAAGAATTAAAAATTCAGTGGCAAACGTTGAAAAAAGAGCAACTATCAAGTTGCAAAAACAGAAAAAGAGGTTACAAAACAACGATGTAACCCCTCTGTCACGTCATTTCACTTTAGACCAACATAGATAGCTTCAAAAGCAGAGGAAAACCATCTAGCTCGTAACATAAATACTACTAGCAGTTAAATCTGGAGAGCCAACTAATACTGCTAATTGTATTTGCTTGTGTGTACCTACACTACCATCAGCATCAAAATACAGCGCACCAGAGGATGCGTCATAAATAAAGCGATTGCCAAGTTCTTGTGCTGAAGTACCAAATTGCAACTGTCCTAGTAACAATTCTCCTTCTACAAGTCCACCGCCAAAACCACTTGCAGAAACATAAATTTTGTGATACTTATCTGCTGCAAAGTTGGTAATTGTATCTATTCCATCAGTTGGTTTACTGAAAATAAAGCCGCTATCCCAATCGCCTCCGATCAGAGTATCATTACCCCGACCACCTTCCATTGCAGCAATTCCACTTAAAACATCGTCACCATCACCACCATAAAGTCTACTGTAATTTCCTGTTATAGTATCGTTACCTTTGCCACCCTTTATAGTACTTTCATCACCATCGAGTAAATCATCGCCGTCGCCACCATCAATGTAAACTGAAGTACCACCAGTGATAGTGTCGTTACCTCTACCACCATACATTTCAGCATCATGACTAGCATAGAGGTAGTCATTGCCGTCACCACCATCCATATATATTGTGTCGTCTGGGTTATCAAAAAATCCGACGTGGCTGCCAATTAAGCGATCGTTTCCAGTTCCTCCATAAAGTTTATCTTTGTTACCACCTATCAGCGTGTCGTTACCAACTCCGCCATAAAGTGTATCGCTGCGCTTGTCATTACTACCATCAAGCTGATCGTTACCAGCAAGACCTCTTAAAACATTTCTACCCCTATTACCAGTGATGATATTGTCTAGTTCGTTGCCTGTACCATTAATATTGCTGCTTCCAGTTAGTACCAAATCATTCACATAAGCGCCCAGCGTGTAGCTTACAGAAGATTGCACTGTATCGTGAGCGCCGCCACCAGAATATTCAATAATGACATCAGTAGTCGTGTCTACAATATAAATGTCACTGCCTGTACCACCGATTAAAGTATCGATTCCCGCACCACCATTTAAGGTATCTTTACCTTCATAACCGTAGAGCTTATCGTTTCTTGAACCACCTTTTAAGTTATCGTTACCTGCAGTTCCCTTAATTATTGCCATACTATATAAGACTCCAGTATATATTTATAAACCTTCTATTCTTTGCTGGATTTATTGGCTTATGTCGTAGTTGTCATCTAATTCGCTTACTTTTATACATGGCTTTTTCGTTACATTTTTTTGCACATATACTGAAGAAATAGCCTCATAAATAATAGTTTTTAAGCAAAATAGCTCTTTTTTTTAACATCTGCATAATTCTTCAATAATTCAGTTGCAAAAAGCCAGAAGGGCTTTGTACAATATGGTTATTTCACATCTTGCACTTAGCGGTTTCAACCGCAGCTAATCAGACAAAACCTGCCTACGCAGGTTACAAACACCTCGATTTTTCGTTAGTCCGCGCAGGCGGAAAGAGTTTGTATAGCCGCGAATTCCATTCGCAAGGCTTGGTGCAAGATATAACGTTATACCAACCAAATATAGCGCTTCTATTTGATTTGTAAGCATTTTGTCATGCCTATTAATAGTTATTAAGCCGTAACCATTAACAACTCAAGCGTAAGATGTCACGATCGGAATAAACTCACTATTTTTTAAACTTAAGAAACAAAGTTAACAATTTGAGGTGAAACTATCTTGTGGTAGCACTTCTATTAAGTTCGGTCTGATATTTTTAATATTTTCTTTTGATTGTAAGTCATTTAGCTGGTTACTATTGAGTCGGCTGCAAAAAATATCAGACCAGCATGATGCTCATAACTTCTGAAACTCGTCTTTAGGTGTCAGGTGGTGGCTATTCCCTGAATCGCAGTCTTGATTTTAACAATCCACATTTTCATGTGGTGTATGATGCTATATTGATTAATCTGTAGTGGTGATAGTCACTCGTTCAAAACGAACTACCCCTGGCAATTGTCTAGTGCGATCGCGTCTTTGCAAGACATTAACCTCCTCAGCAGGTGGGACAAACGTAACGGAGATAGAATCTCCAGTTATGAGATTCAGCCGCTGTAACTCGCTTACCGCTTCACTAATATCAAGACTAAAGGTGGCTTTTTGGGGATGCGCAAATAGTGCCAACCTACCTACATAATAAGGACTGTTGCGGTCTGGAGTTACTCCTTTAGGGAGATTGATGTAAACTTCGTAAGGAATTGAATTTCTGGGATTGTACTCAACTCCCTCAACGTTAAGCCTCAGA
This genomic interval from Gloeocapsopsis sp. IPPAS B-1203 contains the following:
- a CDS encoding calcium-binding protein; protein product: MAIIKGTAGNDNLKGGSRNDKLYGYEGKDTLNGGAGIDTLIGGTGSDIYIVDTTTDVIIEYSGGGAHDTVQSSVSYTLGAYVNDLVLTGSSNINGTGNELDNIITGNRGRNVLRGLAGNDQLDGSNDKRSDTLYGGVGNDTLIGGNKDKLYGGTGNDRLIGSHVGFFDNPDDTIYMDGGDGNDYLYASHDAEMYGGRGNDTITGGTSVYIDGGDGDDLLDGDESTIKGGKGNDTITGNYSRLYGGDGDDVLSGIAAMEGGRGNDTLIGGDWDSGFIFSKPTDGIDTITNFAADKYHKIYVSASGFGGGLVEGELLLGQLQFGTSAQELGNRFIYDASSGALYFDADGSVGTHKQIQLAVLVGSPDLTASSIYVTS